From a single Flavobacteriales bacterium genomic region:
- a CDS encoding MATE family efflux transporter has protein sequence MQSFIPRLKKFGALVLRSVRGEALDFTQGNISASILLLAIPMILEMMMESTFAVVDIYFVSRIGVDAVATVGLTESILTLVYSLAFGSSMAVTAMVARRVGEKNLGDASRTAMQAIWLSLGLASVISVAGLFLAENILLLMGAEPGMAHANAGYTRWMLGGNYVIMLIFMHNAIFRGAGNPFLAWYALGISNGLNIILDPMLIFGWGPFPQLGLEGAAIATNIGRGVGVLFQLYFLFFGNRQVCLKKYVSLDWKIIRRMVVLSTGGTGQFLIASASWVFLMKIMAHFGSENLAGYVLGIRVLVFTILPAWGLSNAAATLVGQNLGAGLPDRAEQAVWRTGWFNMAFMGLVALVYYFLPEQVLGLFDVTGDVLVSGVRTLKLVSLGYLFFAWGMVFAQAFNGAGDTQTPTWMNFIVFWLLQIPVAYLTSIVMDLGPVAVLVCIAAAEGVLAAMSWVVFRRGKWKLRQV, from the coding sequence ATGCAGTCTTTTATTCCCAGATTAAAAAAGTTCGGCGCGCTTGTGCTACGTTCCGTACGTGGAGAGGCGCTTGATTTTACCCAAGGCAACATCAGCGCTTCCATACTTTTGCTGGCCATTCCCATGATTCTGGAAATGATGATGGAGTCCACTTTTGCTGTGGTCGATATCTATTTTGTGAGCCGCATCGGTGTGGATGCTGTAGCAACCGTCGGTCTGACAGAATCCATTCTCACCTTGGTTTATTCCCTGGCGTTCGGTTCCAGCATGGCTGTTACGGCCATGGTGGCCCGGCGGGTAGGAGAAAAGAACCTGGGCGATGCCTCCCGAACCGCCATGCAAGCGATATGGTTAAGCCTTGGGTTGGCCAGCGTAATCAGCGTGGCGGGTCTCTTTCTCGCGGAAAATATATTGTTGCTCATGGGGGCAGAACCGGGCATGGCCCATGCCAATGCAGGGTATACCAGATGGATGTTGGGAGGAAATTATGTGATCATGCTGATCTTTATGCACAACGCCATTTTCCGAGGCGCGGGCAACCCGTTCCTGGCGTGGTATGCGTTGGGCATCTCCAACGGACTTAACATCATCCTGGACCCGATGTTGATTTTCGGTTGGGGACCTTTTCCGCAGTTGGGACTTGAAGGCGCAGCCATCGCAACCAACATCGGTCGGGGAGTGGGGGTGCTCTTCCAGTTGTATTTCCTGTTCTTCGGGAACCGCCAGGTATGCCTGAAGAAATATGTATCGCTTGATTGGAAGATCATCAGGCGGATGGTGGTTCTGTCAACGGGCGGTACGGGACAATTCCTGATCGCATCCGCCAGTTGGGTGTTCCTGATGAAGATCATGGCCCATTTCGGTTCGGAGAACCTGGCGGGGTATGTGTTGGGTATCCGCGTGCTGGTATTCACCATTCTTCCCGCCTGGGGTTTGTCGAATGCAGCAGCCACCCTGGTAGGGCAAAACCTGGGTGCCGGTTTGCCGGATCGGGCAGAACAGGCGGTGTGGCGAACGGGATGGTTTAACATGGCTTTCATGGGGCTGGTGGCACTGGTTTATTACTTTTTGCCTGAACAGGTGTTGGGTTTGTTTGATGTGACTGGAGATGTGTTGGTGTCCGGTGTCAGAACACTGAAGCTGGTTAGCCTGGGCTACCTGTTTTTCGCCTGGGGGATGGTGTTTGCGCAGGCATTCAATGGGGCTGGTGACACACAAACTCCAACCTGGATGAATTTCATCGTGTTTTGGTTGTTGCAGATCCCTGTGGCCTACCTGACTTCCATTGTGATGGACCTTGGACCTGTGGCCGTGCTTGTATGCATTGCAGCAGCAGAAGGTGTGCTGGCCGCCATGAGTTGGGTGGTGTTCAGGAGGGGGAAATGGAAGCTGCGTCAGGTATGA
- a CDS encoding cation transporter: MSDPRKKALRITIAGIFINLLLAGIKGSAGFLGHSYALIADGIESSTDVFASLLVLIGLRYATKPADENHPYGHGKAEPLFTFVVVGFLVISATVIAYESIMHIQTPHKIPAPFTLIVLGTVIVAKEIFFRLVSKSSKETGSTSLHAEAWHHRSDAITSLMAFIGISISLWMGKGYETADDWAALLASVFIVYNAYLIFRPALGEILDEHMYDEMVLRIREVAAGVPGVAGTEKCFVRKTGTTFHVDLHMEVDGNLSVTEGHTIAHNLKNTLQDHFPEIADVLVHVEPANMEN, encoded by the coding sequence ATGTCTGATCCGAGGAAAAAGGCATTGCGGATTACCATCGCTGGTATTTTCATTAACCTGTTGCTGGCGGGTATCAAGGGAAGTGCCGGATTTCTCGGGCATTCGTATGCGCTGATCGCAGACGGCATCGAATCATCCACCGACGTATTTGCTTCGCTCCTTGTGTTGATCGGCTTGCGGTATGCCACCAAGCCTGCGGATGAGAATCATCCTTATGGCCACGGAAAGGCCGAACCGCTTTTCACTTTCGTTGTGGTGGGTTTCCTGGTCATCTCGGCCACGGTAATCGCATATGAGAGCATCATGCATATCCAAACCCCTCACAAAATACCTGCTCCATTCACCCTCATCGTACTGGGAACGGTGATTGTTGCCAAGGAGATCTTCTTTCGGCTGGTTTCCAAAAGCAGCAAGGAAACCGGCAGCACCTCCCTGCATGCCGAGGCCTGGCACCACAGGAGTGATGCCATCACATCTTTGATGGCCTTTATCGGCATTTCCATCTCACTTTGGATGGGCAAGGGATATGAAACGGCCGATGACTGGGCGGCGTTGCTGGCGTCGGTTTTCATTGTTTACAATGCCTACCTGATCTTCAGACCGGCCCTGGGTGAAATCCTCGACGAACACATGTACGATGAAATGGTGCTTCGCATTCGTGAAGTTGCTGCCGGCGTTCCGGGCGTAGCGGGTACCGAAAAATGCTTCGTGCGCAAAACCGGCACGACCTTTCATGTGGATTTACATATGGAAGTGGATGGCAACCTGTCGGTGACCGAGGGGCACACCATCGCCCATAACCTCAAAAACACCCTTCAGGATCACTTCCCGGAAATCGCAGATGTGCTGGTGCATGTAGAGCCGGCCAACATGGAGAATTGA
- a CDS encoding anthranilate synthase component I family protein, with product MKKYSFQTVHRKLLADTFTPVGMYLQLRDKFPNSLLLESSDYHGNENSFSYICCDPVAAFRVEGETLFEKFPDGTENKTAITEGTDVVDALGKFAASFVSDSGPKGIINNGLFGYMCYDAVRYYEDIRLENKVAEGKQIPDLYYKVFRYVIAVDHFHNEVHIFEHLYQQEESRIEQVVSLIRNKNFATYRFQTTEAEVSNFTDEAFMQVVAKGKEHCRRGDVFQIVLSREFSRGFKGDEFNVYRTLRSVNPSPYLFYFDFGNFKIFGSSPEAQIVVKGGVASIYPIAGTFRRTGDDKADQEAALALMEDPKENAEHVMLVDLARNDLSRNCDEVEVETFKEIQYYSHVIHMVSKVSGKLRKNTSPLRVVAETFPAGTLSGAPKHMAMQLIDRYENGGRSFYGGCLGYLGFNGDFNHAIMIRSFLSKSNRLYYQAGAGVVEKSLEENEKNEVNNKLAALNNALAKAEEL from the coding sequence ATGAAAAAGTATTCCTTCCAGACCGTCCACCGCAAATTGCTGGCGGACACATTCACTCCGGTGGGCATGTACCTGCAACTGAGAGACAAGTTTCCCAACAGCCTCTTGCTGGAGAGTTCCGATTACCATGGCAATGAGAATTCGTTCTCTTATATCTGCTGTGATCCGGTGGCTGCCTTCAGGGTAGAAGGTGAGACCTTGTTTGAGAAATTCCCCGATGGAACGGAAAACAAAACCGCCATCACCGAAGGCACCGATGTGGTGGATGCCCTGGGAAAGTTCGCCGCTTCCTTTGTCTCCGACTCAGGCCCCAAAGGCATCATCAATAACGGACTCTTCGGGTACATGTGCTACGATGCCGTGCGCTACTACGAAGACATTCGCCTTGAAAACAAAGTAGCTGAAGGAAAGCAGATCCCCGATCTTTATTACAAGGTGTTCCGGTACGTGATCGCCGTTGATCACTTCCACAACGAGGTACACATCTTCGAGCATCTTTACCAACAGGAAGAAAGCCGTATCGAACAGGTGGTGTCTCTGATCCGCAACAAGAACTTCGCCACCTATCGTTTCCAGACAACAGAAGCTGAGGTGAGCAACTTCACCGACGAAGCATTCATGCAGGTGGTGGCGAAAGGCAAAGAACATTGTCGCAGGGGCGACGTTTTCCAGATCGTTTTGTCACGCGAATTCAGCCGCGGATTCAAAGGCGATGAGTTCAATGTGTACCGCACCCTCCGAAGCGTCAATCCCTCTCCCTATCTTTTTTACTTCGATTTTGGCAACTTCAAGATCTTCGGTTCTTCACCTGAAGCGCAAATCGTGGTGAAAGGCGGCGTAGCCAGCATCTACCCGATCGCCGGTACCTTCCGCAGAACAGGCGACGACAAGGCCGACCAGGAAGCGGCACTCGCGCTCATGGAAGACCCCAAGGAGAATGCCGAGCACGTGATGCTGGTAGACCTGGCACGCAATGACCTCAGCCGCAACTGCGATGAGGTGGAGGTGGAAACCTTCAAGGAAATCCAGTACTACAGCCATGTGATCCACATGGTGTCCAAAGTGTCCGGGAAACTGCGGAAGAACACATCACCCTTACGTGTGGTGGCGGAGACCTTTCCTGCCGGAACCCTCTCGGGCGCACCCAAACACATGGCCATGCAACTGATCGACCGCTATGAAAACGGAGGCAGAAGTTTCTACGGTGGATGCCTGGGTTACCTGGGTTTCAACGGCGACTTCAACCATGCCATCATGATCCGGTCTTTCCTGAGCAAGTCAAACCGCCTGTATTACCAGGCAGGCGCCGGCGTGGTGGAAAAGTCGCTGGAGGAAAATGAAAAGAATGAAGTGAACAACAAACTGGCGGCGCTCAACAACGCCCTGGCTAAAGCGGAGGAATTGTAA
- a CDS encoding aminodeoxychorismate/anthranilate synthase component II has protein sequence MRILIFDNYDSFTYNLVHIVQKLGYDNYEVFRNDKIALEDIAAYDKIILSPGPGIPSEAGILLDLIRTYAPSKSILGVCLGHQAIGEVFGAQLVNIPDVMHGVATSANVLDEEEILFRDVPHPLTIGRYHSWIVGKEGFPNDVLRITAEDEQGHIMGLRHLQYDVRGVQFHPESVLTEHGEQMLQNWLTH, from the coding sequence GTGCGCATCCTGATTTTCGACAACTACGATTCATTTACCTACAACCTCGTGCACATCGTGCAGAAGCTGGGGTACGACAACTACGAGGTGTTCCGCAACGACAAGATCGCGTTGGAAGACATCGCTGCCTATGATAAAATCATCCTTTCACCAGGACCGGGCATTCCCTCCGAAGCGGGTATCCTGCTCGATCTCATCCGAACCTATGCGCCATCCAAAAGTATCCTGGGCGTATGCCTCGGCCACCAGGCCATCGGTGAAGTGTTCGGTGCGCAACTGGTGAACATCCCCGACGTGATGCACGGTGTGGCCACCTCCGCGAATGTGTTGGATGAAGAGGAGATACTGTTCCGGGATGTGCCCCACCCGCTGACCATCGGACGCTACCACAGCTGGATCGTGGGCAAGGAAGGCTTTCCGAATGATGTGCTGCGCATCACGGCTGAAGATGAACAAGGCCACATCATGGGACTCCGGCACCTGCAATATGACGTGAGGGGCGTGCAGTTCCACCCCGAATCCGTGCTCACCGAACACGGCGAACAGATGTTACAAAATTGGTTGACCCACTGA
- the trpD gene encoding anthranilate phosphoribosyltransferase yields the protein MKDILNRLFEYKSLSKDEAYDVLRNIANASFNTSELAAFLTVYLMRSITVEELSGFRHALLDLCLNVDLSEYDPIDLCGTGGDGKNTFNISTLSSFVVAGAGYKVTKHGNYGVSSVSGSSNVLEHFGLKFTNEKDKLRTQLEKAGICFLHAPLFHPAMKQVGPVRKELKMKTFFNMLGPMVNPAFPRKQIVGVFNLDLARLYQYMLQDTDKEFMIIYALDGYDEVSLTGEFKVIRRKGEQVLRPEDLGLHTCKADEIFGGDTVEEAAAIFTQILEGNGSRAQNEVVIANSGLAIACSNPSLSTEDAVAAARESLTSGKALESFKKLIAL from the coding sequence ATGAAAGACATCCTGAACCGTTTGTTCGAGTACAAGTCCCTCAGCAAGGATGAGGCTTATGACGTGCTCCGCAACATCGCCAATGCATCTTTCAATACCAGTGAACTGGCGGCTTTCCTTACGGTGTACCTCATGCGCAGCATCACCGTGGAAGAACTGTCGGGCTTTCGCCATGCGCTGCTCGACCTGTGCCTCAATGTAGACCTGTCGGAGTACGACCCCATTGACCTGTGTGGTACCGGCGGCGACGGCAAAAACACGTTTAATATCTCCACGCTCTCATCCTTCGTGGTGGCAGGTGCAGGGTACAAGGTGACCAAGCACGGCAACTATGGCGTGAGTTCCGTGTCTGGTTCTTCCAATGTGCTGGAGCATTTCGGACTGAAGTTTACCAACGAGAAAGACAAACTGCGCACGCAACTGGAGAAGGCCGGCATCTGCTTTTTGCATGCCCCCCTTTTTCACCCCGCGATGAAACAGGTGGGACCGGTGCGGAAAGAGTTGAAGATGAAAACCTTCTTCAACATGCTCGGTCCGATGGTGAACCCCGCATTCCCCCGCAAACAGATTGTGGGTGTGTTCAACCTTGACCTTGCGCGCCTTTACCAATACATGCTGCAGGATACCGATAAGGAGTTCATGATCATCTATGCCCTCGACGGATATGATGAGGTGTCGCTCACCGGCGAATTCAAGGTGATCCGCAGGAAAGGAGAACAGGTGCTGCGCCCGGAAGACCTCGGACTGCATACCTGCAAAGCCGATGAAATTTTTGGCGGAGATACTGTGGAAGAAGCCGCCGCCATTTTTACGCAGATACTGGAAGGAAACGGCAGTCGCGCCCAGAATGAAGTGGTGATCGCCAATTCAGGATTGGCCATTGCATGCAGCAATCCTTCCCTCTCAACCGAAGATGCTGTTGCTGCGGCACGTGAATCGCTCACGTCCGGCAAGGCATTGGAAAGCTTTAAAAAACTGATTGCCCTATGA